The Actinomadura graeca nucleotide sequence TCGGCTGTGGGTGCTGGGTGTCCGCTGAAGCCCTACTTGAAGGCTCAGACGTCTGACGTGGGCTGAGGCTTCCGAACGCGATCTAGTACGCCTCGGCCCGCCTCTGGTTCGCCTCGGGCCGCCTCTGTGCCGTGCACCGGACGGCAGTGTGGCGCCGCCTGGGCGCGGTAGAGCGCGCTCCCGGCTCGGCGCCCTCGGGGCAGGTGCGGGGGGAGCGTGCGCGCGTCCCAGAGGGTCAGGCGACCTTCTCGGACGACGAGGACGAAGACGACGACGACGTCGACGAGCCGGAGGACGAGGAGTCGCCCGACGAGGACGACGAGGTGCCGGCCTTGGCCGAGTCGCCGGACCCGCTCGACTCGGCCGATCCGTTCGAGCCGCCCGAATCGCCGTTCGAGGAGGACCCGTTGGACGAGGCGCCCGCGGTCGAGGTCTTGCTGGAGCCGCGGCTGTCCGTCCGGTAGAAGCCGGAGCCCTTGAAGATGATCCCCGCGGCGGAGAAGACCTTGCGCAGCTTGCCGCTGCAAGCCGGGCATTCGGTCAGCGCGGCGTCGCTGAACTTCTGCACGACCTCAAGAGGCTCGCCGCACTCGGTGCAAACGTACTGATACGTCGGCACGGTTCCTCCTCGCTGACTCAGCCCGGTGGTGTCCGGACTGGCACTCACTCTGAACGACTGCTAATGGTACCCATGCGTGGAACGGGAATCGTCCTCGCCCTGTTCCCGGGCCCCGCGCCTGGAGTCGCTCCACGCGGGCGGGGCCCGGGCCAAGCCTGCTGGCCGGGTCGGCTGGTCAGGTGCCGGTACCGGACAAGCGCCAGGGCAAGTGCAAGGGCAAGAGCCAGGACAAGTGCCGTTGGTCAGATTCCGCTTTCGCCGAACCAGCCCGCCAGCTTGCCGCGTCGGCTGACCGCACGCAGGCGGCGTTCGGTCGTCTCCCGTACCGCATCGGTGGTCACGACCAGGAGGGTGTCACCCGATTGCAGAGGCGTGGTGGGTTCCGGGACGAAGCTCGACCCGTTCCGCACGACCAGGGTGACGGACGCGCCCGGAGGCAGCCGCAGTTCGAAGATCTCCACACCGCTCAGCTGCGAATCGGACGGGATCCGCACTTCCAGCAGGTCCGCGTGGAGTTCCTCCAGGGGCGCCGCTTCCACGTCCAGTTCGCGTGCCTGCTCGTCGCTTTCCAGACGGCACCAGCGCGCCACAAGGGGCAGCGTGGGGCCCTGCAAGAGCGTGAACACCACGACGATCGTGAAGACGATGGAGAACAGCCGTCCGGCGTCGGGGACCTCCTTCACCATGGGGATGGTGGCGAGGACGATCGGGACGGCGCCGCGCAGGCCCGCCCAGGACGCGAACAGCTTCTCGCCCCACGTCAGCCTGAAACCGATCGTCGACAGCACCACCGACACCGGGCGGGCGACCAGCAGCAGGATGAACCCGATCACCAGTGCGGGGACGATCTGCCCGGGCAGTTCGCTGGGCGACGCCAGGAGCCCGAGCATCACGAACAGCCCGATCTGGGCGAGCCAACCGATCCCCTCTGCGAAACCACGTGTGGCGGGTCTGTGGGGTAGACGCGCGTTGCCCAGGACGAGCGCGCTGACGTATACGGCGAGGAATCCGCTGGCGTGCAGCAGCGTGGCCGCGCCGTAGGAGCCGACGGACAGCGACAAGACGGCGATGGGGTAGAGGCCGGACGCGGGCAGTGCCATGCGGCGCAGCGCCTGCGCGCCCAGCCAGCCGATGGCGATGCCGATCAGGCCGCCGGCGATCAGCTCGTACACCATGACGCCGAACAGCTCGGCGAGGTTCGGGGCGGCCGCGTGCGAGCTGAGCGTGATCACGATGATCACGACGGGGGCGTCGTTGAAGCCGGACTCCGCCTCCAGCAGCCCGGTCAGCCGGGACGGCAGCGGGAGGCGGCGCAGCACCGAGAACACGGCGGCCGCGTCGGTCGGGGCGAGCACCGCGGCCAGCAGGAACGCGGGCCGCCAGTCCAGGTCGATCAGCCACATGGCGGCGGCCGCCACCACCACGATGCTGATCAGGGTGCCGAGGGTGGACACGCTGAGCGCGGCGGGCACCGAGGGCCGCACGTGCCGCCAGCTGGTGGTGATGCCTCCCTCGGCCAGGATGAGGACGAGGGCGGCGAGGCCGAGCGTCTCGGCCAGCTCGGCGTTGTCGAAGTCGATGTGGAGGGGGCCGGACTCGCCGATGAGAAGGCCGAGGCCCATGTACGCCAGCAGGGTGGGCAGGCCCGCCTGGTGCGACAGCCTGACCGCGACGATGGCGCTGAGTACGAGCGTGGCCCCGAGGAGTAGCCAGATGTCTAGGTGCACATCCCGCCCTTCCGGGGTCGTCAAAGTTGATCGTTTAGGAATCCTACACATTCATGGAGAAATCGCACACTTGTGGTTGAGGGACAGGATGTCGCGGGCGCTGTCCGGCATCGCTTGACCTGCGGGTTTACCCCGTTCACAACGTTCTGCACCTCGCGCCCCGTACGGCCCCGGCGATGTCGTCGCGCCCAGGCGACAAGCTTCGGCCGCCACCGGGCGGCCTTGTGTGCCGTTCCGTCCGCCGCAGATCCGCCTCGTCCGCCTCCGTCCGCCTCCGTGTGCCTCCGTCTGCCTCCGTCCGCCGCAGATTCGCATCCGCATGGACCGGAAGCCGCGTGAGCGGCGAGGGCGCAGAATGGCCCAAAGCGGCCACGTCCGCAGGTCAGGCAGGGTGCGGATGGACCGGTCGCACTGATCAGGTGAACCTGAGCAGACCTCCGGAAGGGGTCACGGCGCTGCGAACACGCTGATCGTGGGACTCCGCGGGCAGTTCCGGCACAAGCTCGCCGTCGTACACCAGCCCCACCGTCAAGATCGCCGGGCCCACCCGCGCCAGCGCGCGGTCGTACGAGCCGCCTCCGCGACCCAGGCGCATCCCCGTGCGGTCGATGGCGACCGCCGGAGCCAGGACGACATCGGCGCTGGCCACGGCACCGGGCCCGCGCGGCGGCTCGGTCGGCTCCAGGCAGCCGCGCGGGCCCGGCGCCAGGGAGTCGGGACCCTCGTAGGAGGCCCAGTCAAGGTCGCCGTCTGGCAGGAGCTTTGGCAGCAGGACGTACGCGCCGCGCTTCCAGAGCGCGAACAGCAGGCCGCGGGTGTCCGGCTCGGCGCCGATCGACACATACGCCGCGATCGTCCCCGCCATCTCGACCTCGGGAACGGACAGCAGCGCGTCCCGGATCGCCCGCCCGGCCTCGGAGCGCGCGCCGGGGAGCATCATCGCACGCTTCTCCAGGAGCTCCGCGCGGAGGCGGGTCTTCGTCGCTATGTCGTGCACGCTGTGGTCCTCACGGATGACTAGGGTCTTCTCATGGCCGACATTGCACCAGTGCTCAAAGCGGTCGTCCCGGCGGCCGGCCTCGGTACCCGATTCTTGCCCGCCACCAAGGCGACACCCAAGGAAATGCTGCCGATCGTCGATAAACCGGCGATCCAGTACGTCGTCGAGGAGGCGGTCGATGCCGGCCTCACCGACGTCCTCATGGTCACCGGACGCAGCAAGCGGTCCATCGAGGACCACTTCGACCGCGCCTACGAGCTGGAGGAGGCGCTGCGCGCCAAGGGCGACGACGAGCGGCTCGGCGCCGTCCGCGAGTCCAGCGAGCTGGCGATCATGCACTACGTCCGGCAGGGCGAGCCGCGCGGCCTCGGGCACGCGGTGCACTGCGCGCGCCAGCACGTCGGCCGCGAGCCGTTCGCGGTCCTGCTGGGCGATGACATGATCGACGCCCGCGACCAGCTGCTCAAGCGGATGATCGAGGTCCGCGGGCAGCACGGCGGCAGCGTCGTGGCGCTGATGGAGGTGGAGCCCGACCAGGTCTCGTCCTACGGCTGCGCCGCCATCGAGGCCACCGGCGAGGACGACGTCGTCCGCATCAGCGACCTCGTCGAGAAGCCCGCCCCCGACGAGGCGCCGAGCAACTGGATCATCATCGGCCGGTACGTCTGCGACCCGGCGGTCTTCGACGTGCTGGAGAAGACCCCGCCCGGCCGCGGCGGCGAGATCCAGCTGACCGACGCGCTGCGCACCCTCGCCGACACCCCCGCCGACCAGGGCGGCGGCGTGTTCGGGGTCAAGTTCCGCGGCCGCCGCTACGACACGGGCAACAAGCTGGAGTACCTGCGGACGGTCGTCCAGTTCGCCTCCGAGCGTCCCGACCTGGCGCCGGAGTTCATGCCGTGGCTGCGCGAGTTCGTCCGCCAGCACGATCAGTGATCTCCCCGTCCCGCGCTGACGGCCGGTCTCCGGGCCGGCCCGCCCGGTCGTCCCGGCCCGCCCGGTCGTGCCGGTCGTCCCGGACCGCCCGGACGGTCCGGTCGCGGGACGGGATGGCGGTGCGCGGCGGCGTGGGATGCGCCGGGGACCCCGGACGACACGTCAGACTGTGTGCGTGGGCATGAGATCGGTCGACGAGCATCTGACGGACATCCTCGGCAGCGTCCCCGTCCTGGCGCCGCTCGATCTGGCGTTGCTGGAGGCGCAGGGGACGGTGCTCGCCGAGCCTGTCTCCGCGCCCGTGCCGCTGCCGCCGTTCGACAACTCCGCGATGGACGGCTACGCCGTGGTCGCCTCCGACATCGCGGGCGCCACCGAGGCGGAGCCGGTCGTCCTGCCGGTCGTCGGGGACATCCTCGCGGGCGACCCCGGCGTGTCCGCGATCCGGCCGGGGCTGACCGCGCGGATCATGACGGGCGCGCCGATGCCCGCCGGGGCCGACGCCGTCATACCGGTCGAGTGGACGGACGGCGGCAACGCCACCGTGCGGGTCTCGCGTCCGGCGTCGCCGGGCAACTACATCCGCCGCGCGGGCGAGGACGTCCTCGCCGGGCAGGTCGTCGCGGACGCGGGCACCCGGCTCGGCGCCGCGCAGATCGGCATGATCGCCGCCGTGGGCCGGTCCCGCGCCGTCGTCCGGCCGCGGCCGCGCGTCGTCGTGCTGTCCACGGGGACGGAGCTGCGGGAACCCGGCGAGCGGCTCGGCGACGGCCAGATCTGGGAGTCCAACTCCTTCATGCTGACGGCCGCCGTCGTCGAGGCGGGCGGCGTCGGCTACCGGCAGGCGACGGTCGAGGACGAGCCCGCGAAGGTCATGGAGGCCCTGCGGGACCAGCTCGTCCGCGCGGACGCCATCGTCACCTCCGGGGGCGTCTCGATGGGGACCCGCGACGTCGTCAAGGAGGTGCTGAGCGGCACCGGGACGGTCGAGTTCCACAAGGTGCGGATGCGTCCCGGCAGGCCCCAGGGCTTCGGGCTGCTCGAAGGCGTCCCGGTCTTCACGCTCCCCGGCAACCCCGTCAGCGCCTACGTCTCCTTCCAGGTCTTCGTCCGTCCTGCGCTGCGCGCCATGCAGGGGCTGGGTCCCGAGCCGCTGCCGACGGTCAGCGCCGTTCTCGGGGCGGACGTCAAGTCCCCGGCGGGGCTGCGCCACTACGTCCGCGGGCGGCTCTCCTTCAACCGCGGCCACTACGCCGTCACCCCGGCCGACGGGCAGGGCTCGCACCAGCTCGGCTCGCTCTCGTCCGCCGACGCGCTCATCGTGCTGCCGGAGGAGGCCGAGGCCATGCCCGCCGGTTCCCACGTCGATGTGATGAGGTTGCCGTCATGAGCGCAATGGGCACCGAATTCACCCACCTGGACGAGAAGGGCGCGGCCCGCATGGTCGACGTCTCGTCCAAGAACGTCTCCTCCCGCACCGCCACGGCGACGGGTTTCGTCCGGTTGTCCGCCGAGTGCGTCGCCGCGCTGCGCGCGGGGGACATGCCGAAGGGCGACGCCCTCTCCGTGGCGCGCATCGCCGGGATCATGGGCGCCAAGCGCGTCCCCGACCTCGTCCCGCTGTGCCATCCCATCGCGCTGCACGGCGTCACCGTGGACCTCGCCATCGAGGACGAGGGTGTGGCGATCACCGTCACCACGCGGACCGCGGACCGGACGGGCGTCGAGATGGAAGCCCTCACCTCCGTCTCCGTCGCCGCGCTCGCCCTGGTCGACATGGTGAAGGCCGTCGATCCCGCCGCCGTCATCACCGACGTCAGGGTCGAGGAGAAGACCGGCGGCAAGACCGGCGTCTGGCGCCGCCCTGACTCCCCCTGAGGTCCCCGGCGGGGTCGGGAGCGACGGCGGTGAGGACGGCGAGGACGGTGCGGGCGGGACGGTGAAGGGATGACGATGCGGGCGATGGCGGTGACGGTGTCGAACCGGGCGGCGGCGGGCGTGTACGCCGACAGGTCCGGGCCGGTGCTGGTGGAGATGCTGGAGGATCTCGGCTGCCAGGTGGACGGGCCCGTGGTCGTCCCGGACGGCGAGCCGGTCGCCGGTGTCCTGCGGGACGCGGTGCGCGACGGCTACGACGTGGTCGTGACCACCGGCGGGACGGGCCTCACCCCGACCGACCGGACGCCCGAGATGACGCGGCCGGTGCTGGAGCGCGAGATCCCCGGCCTGGCGGACGCCATCCGGTCGGAGGGACGCGACCAGGTCCCCACGGCGATCCTGTCGCGGGGCCTGGCCGGTGTCGCGGGCCGCACGCTGATCGTCAACCTGCCGGGCTCGACGGGTGGGGTCCGCGACGGCATGACCGTCCTCGGGCGCGTCCTGGCGCACGCCGTCGACCAGATCCGCGGCGGCGACCACCCCCGTCCCGCCGCGCACTGAGCGGCCCCCTCCGGGCGCGGCGCGTCAGGCCCGGATCACCCGGACACCCGCCTCGGTGAAGGCCGCCACGTCGTCCTCGGCGACGGTGCCGTCCGTCACCAGGACGTCGATCCGGGACGTGTCGCAGATCTTGGCGAACGCGCGGCGGCCGATCTTGGAGCCGTCCGCCACCACGACGATCTTCTCGGCGCGCTCGGCCATGAGGCGGTTGACGTCCGCCTCGCCCTCGTTGTGGCAGGTGGCGCCGTGCTCCACGGCCACCCCGTACACGCCGAGGATCGCGACGTCCAGCGTCACGTGGTCGAAGATGCCGGTGGCGAGCGGGCCGGTCAGCTCGTAGGACTGCGGCCGGGGCACCCCGCCCGTCAGGACGATCTTGACGTGCGGCCGGACGGCCAGCTCGTTGCCGATGTTGAGCGCGTTCGTCACGATCGTGATCGCCGGGGACGCGCC carries:
- a CDS encoding FmdB family zinc ribbon protein; translated protein: MPTYQYVCTECGEPLEVVQKFSDAALTECPACSGKLRKVFSAAGIIFKGSGFYRTDSRGSSKTSTAGASSNGSSSNGDSGGSNGSAESSGSGDSAKAGTSSSSSGDSSSSGSSTSSSSSSSSSEKVA
- a CDS encoding 5-formyltetrahydrofolate cyclo-ligase, whose translation is MHDIATKTRLRAELLEKRAMMLPGARSEAGRAIRDALLSVPEVEMAGTIAAYVSIGAEPDTRGLLFALWKRGAYVLLPKLLPDGDLDWASYEGPDSLAPGPRGCLEPTEPPRGPGAVASADVVLAPAVAIDRTGMRLGRGGGSYDRALARVGPAILTVGLVYDGELVPELPAESHDQRVRSAVTPSGGLLRFT
- the galU gene encoding UTP--glucose-1-phosphate uridylyltransferase GalU — encoded protein: MADIAPVLKAVVPAAGLGTRFLPATKATPKEMLPIVDKPAIQYVVEEAVDAGLTDVLMVTGRSKRSIEDHFDRAYELEEALRAKGDDERLGAVRESSELAIMHYVRQGEPRGLGHAVHCARQHVGREPFAVLLGDDMIDARDQLLKRMIEVRGQHGGSVVALMEVEPDQVSSYGCAAIEATGEDDVVRISDLVEKPAPDEAPSNWIIIGRYVCDPAVFDVLEKTPPGRGGEIQLTDALRTLADTPADQGGGVFGVKFRGRRYDTGNKLEYLRTVVQFASERPDLAPEFMPWLREFVRQHDQ
- a CDS encoding MogA/MoaB family molybdenum cofactor biosynthesis protein produces the protein MRAMAVTVSNRAAAGVYADRSGPVLVEMLEDLGCQVDGPVVVPDGEPVAGVLRDAVRDGYDVVVTTGGTGLTPTDRTPEMTRPVLEREIPGLADAIRSEGRDQVPTAILSRGLAGVAGRTLIVNLPGSTGGVRDGMTVLGRVLAHAVDQIRGGDHPRPAAH
- the moaC gene encoding cyclic pyranopterin monophosphate synthase MoaC, with translation MGTEFTHLDEKGAARMVDVSSKNVSSRTATATGFVRLSAECVAALRAGDMPKGDALSVARIAGIMGAKRVPDLVPLCHPIALHGVTVDLAIEDEGVAITVTTRTADRTGVEMEALTSVSVAALALVDMVKAVDPAAVITDVRVEEKTGGKTGVWRRPDSP
- the glp gene encoding gephyrin-like molybdotransferase Glp; this encodes MRSVDEHLTDILGSVPVLAPLDLALLEAQGTVLAEPVSAPVPLPPFDNSAMDGYAVVASDIAGATEAEPVVLPVVGDILAGDPGVSAIRPGLTARIMTGAPMPAGADAVIPVEWTDGGNATVRVSRPASPGNYIRRAGEDVLAGQVVADAGTRLGAAQIGMIAAVGRSRAVVRPRPRVVVLSTGTELREPGERLGDGQIWESNSFMLTAAVVEAGGVGYRQATVEDEPAKVMEALRDQLVRADAIVTSGGVSMGTRDVVKEVLSGTGTVEFHKVRMRPGRPQGFGLLEGVPVFTLPGNPVSAYVSFQVFVRPALRAMQGLGPEPLPTVSAVLGADVKSPAGLRHYVRGRLSFNRGHYAVTPADGQGSHQLGSLSSADALIVLPEEAEAMPAGSHVDVMRLPS
- a CDS encoding DeoR/GlpR family DNA-binding transcription regulator, translated to MARHERWNALLELLSEAGRLTVEEAAARMKVSAATIRRDFDQLAQQQMLTRTRGGAVAQNVSYDLPLRYKSARHASEKQLIAAATAELARPGSVIGLNGGTTTSEVARALATRADLHAEGASPAITIVTNALNIGNELAVRPHVKIVLTGGVPRPQSYELTGPLATGIFDHVTLDVAILGVYGVAVEHGATCHNEGEADVNRLMAERAEKIVVVADGSKIGRRAFAKICDTSRIDVLVTDGTVAEDDVAAFTEAGVRVIRA
- a CDS encoding potassium/proton antiporter, coding for MHLDIWLLLGATLVLSAIVAVRLSHQAGLPTLLAYMGLGLLIGESGPLHIDFDNAELAETLGLAALVLILAEGGITTSWRHVRPSVPAALSVSTLGTLISIVVVAAAAMWLIDLDWRPAFLLAAVLAPTDAAAVFSVLRRLPLPSRLTGLLEAESGFNDAPVVIIVITLSSHAAAPNLAELFGVMVYELIAGGLIGIAIGWLGAQALRRMALPASGLYPIAVLSLSVGSYGAATLLHASGFLAVYVSALVLGNARLPHRPATRGFAEGIGWLAQIGLFVMLGLLASPSELPGQIVPALVIGFILLLVARPVSVVLSTIGFRLTWGEKLFASWAGLRGAVPIVLATIPMVKEVPDAGRLFSIVFTIVVVFTLLQGPTLPLVARWCRLESDEQARELDVEAAPLEELHADLLEVRIPSDSQLSGVEIFELRLPPGASVTLVVRNGSSFVPEPTTPLQSGDTLLVVTTDAVRETTERRLRAVSRRGKLAGWFGESGI